From the Lathyrus oleraceus cultivar Zhongwan6 chromosome 4, CAAS_Psat_ZW6_1.0, whole genome shotgun sequence genome, one window contains:
- the LOC127073881 gene encoding uncharacterized protein LOC127073881, producing the protein MALLSNLQFSRWTFYKHLTPRKYTTLCQHNSTANLSHYVTLTTRQKDQIHLYVDTLLQWNKRMNLTAVKEVNEVMERHIEDSLAILPPLSDNYISHCSNSIDKLKLVDVGTGAGLPGVVLAIARPDWDVTLMESMNKRCVFLEHVVGVIGSTNVQIVRGRAESLGQDLCFREKFDIAVARAVAETRILAEYCLPLVRVGGMFIAAKGHDPEDEVKKAESAIKKMGASLLQVCSVESQSPYGQRTAVICLKDRPTPMKYPRDPGTPTKEPL; encoded by the exons ATGGCACTACTTTCCAACTTACAGTTTTCTCGTTGGACTTTTTACAAACACCTTACTCCGCGTAAATATACAACGCTCTGTCAGCACAATTCCACAGCCAATTTATCCCATTACGTAACCCTAACTACCCGCCAGAAAGACCAGATTCATCTCTACGTCGATACACTTCTTCAATGGAACAAG CGCATGAATCTAACCGCAGTAAAAGAAGTGAATGAAGTCATGGAAAGACACATCGAGGACTCCCTTGCGATTTTGCCTCCGTTGAGCGATAATTATATCAGTCACTGCAGCAATTCTATCGATAAGCTTAAACTCGTCGATGTTGGAACCGGCGCAGGTCTTCCTGGAGTAGTTTTGGCTATAGCTCGACCAG ATTGGGACGTAACGCTGATGGAGTCTATGAACAAGCGGTGCGTCTTCTTGGAGCATGTTGTTGGTGTTATTGGTTCCACCAATGTTCAAATTGTAAGAGGAAGAGCAGAG AGTTTGGGGCAGGATCTTTGCTTCAGAGAGAAATTTGACATAGCAGTAGCCAGGGCAGTTGCAGAGACGAGAATATTAG CTGAGTATTGTCTTCCGTTGGTTCGTGTTGGGGGAATGTTTATTGCTGCCAAGGGTCATGATCCTGAG GATGAAGTTAAGAAAGCTGAAAGCGCCATCAAGAAAATGGGTGCATCATTATTGCAAGTATGCTCAG TGGAATCGCAAAGCCCATATGGTCAGCGTACTGCCGTCATATGTCTGAAGGATCGGCCCACCCCAATGAAATATCCCCGTGATCCTGGTACACCAACCAAAGAACCATTGTAA